One genomic segment of Centropristis striata isolate RG_2023a ecotype Rhode Island chromosome 13, C.striata_1.0, whole genome shotgun sequence includes these proteins:
- the cabp5b gene encoding calcium-binding protein 5b, producing MSIKQACIFLRGGTRRQTRSLTQDEIEELREAFVEFDKDKDGFITCKDLGNLMRTMGYMPTEMELIELSQNINMNLGGRVDFDDFVELMTPKLLAETAGMIGLKELKDAFREFDIDGDGSITSEELRHAMIKLLGEQTSKHEIDAVVKEADNNGDGTVDFEEFVKMMSQK from the exons ATGAGTATTAAACAAGCCTGTATCTTTCTCAGAGGAGGAACAAGGAGacaa acaaGATCTCTTACACAAGATGAGATTGAAG AGTTACGTGAAGCTTTTGTAGAGTTTGATAAAGACAAGGATGGTTTCATAACCTGTAAGGACCTGGGGAACTTAATGAGGACCATGGGTTACATGCCGACTGAAATGGAGCTCATAGAACTGAGTCAGAACATCAACATGAATT TGGGGGGACGGGTGGACTTTGACGATTTCGTGGAACTAATGACCCCCAAGCTCCTGGCTGAAACTGCGGGGATGATTGGGCTGAAGGAACTTAAAGACGCATTTCGAGAG TTTGATATAGACGGCGACGGTTCAATCACATCTGAGGAGCTGAGGCATGCAATGATAAAGTTGCTAGGAGAACAAACCAGCAAACATGAAATTGATGCCGTGGTCAAAGAAGCTGACAACAATGGAGATGGAACAGTTGACTTTGAGG AGTTTGTGAAAATGATGTCGCAGAAATGA